The sequence below is a genomic window from Silene latifolia isolate original U9 population chromosome 7, ASM4854445v1, whole genome shotgun sequence.
TGCATCAAGTAAGGCAGGGGGAATTTGAATATTTTAAGGTCTCTAAATGCTTCATATATGGATCAAACACTTACTTTTTAACCAATGGCAAGTGATTTTCTAGTGCAACTATGTTGTTGTATCATCAGAACAGGTCTAATGGTTTCTCTTTTATAGTGGCTCTTGTTTTCCCTGGTTTGCAATTCTATTTGCTGGGTCTTGTCAAAGTTGGTCACCCGTCTTACTCGAATCAGGTACTAATTGTGTACATTCTATCGATCTTTCTCAGGAAAAGTTGTATGGCAAGTCAGTAATTGTTGCAGATAGAGAAATGGTTGAGGAAAAAAGTGACGGAATGTTGTCTGAAGCTCGCCATTCAGACGTTTCTTTCCTTGTCGTTGGCGATCCCTTTGGGTATGTTTctcatttcccttttctttttataTCACTTGTAATGAACAATTTGACAGAACGGCATGCATTAGCTCTGAATCTTGATACATTGCGGTCTGAATAGTGCGGTGTTTGCTGTACATAAATGCGTGTATAAAAAAAATGTTTTGACagttctttttgaacattttcaatgaCGACAATATCTTGAAAGAGGATGTATTTGATTGTAATTGTTGCATCTCTTTTTGATGTGGAGAAACTTCTATGATAATTTCGTTTTTGAGGAAAAAGTCATTTGACTGATTCCCCAAAATCTGTGTGGATTACAGGGCCACGACACACTCGGATCTTGTGGTTCGGGCAAAACAAATGGAAGTTGAGGTTAAGGTAATTCACAATGCATCAGTGATGAATGCCATTGGAATATGTGGGTTACAGCTTTACCGTTACGGAGAAGCCATTTCTATTCCATTTTTCACGGAGACATGGAAACCAAACAGCTTCTATGGAAAGATTAAGAAAAACCGGGAGCTTGGTCTACACACTCTCTGTTTGTTAGGTGAGCTTGTATCTTTTACATGCCTTTTTTCTCCATCTCGTAAATACTATTCTTGAACTTGGATTTTGCATGCTCGTATTGTACTATTATTCGCCTTACTCGAACTAAGTACTCTAACAGGAGAATGAAATAATGACAATACACCTTCCGCATTACATATAGTTTAAGCTTAGTGAGTTTCTGTAAAATGTAGTTGTTTAGGACAGAACAGAGATCTTATTCTAAATCTCTTTATAAAAACAAGCTCTGTCTGCTGACTTTGATCCTTTCTCTGCTGAAGTGGCGTTATAAAGTAGCAATGAATATGGAAATATTGATGAAGTCGATAATCTTACCTGAGTATGTGAGAAGGATAGAAATAGCAGAAGGGGATATACCAAGAGATAAATGAGGAGAGGGACCGAGTGAAATCTTAACAAGAGAGAGTTTAATTTTTCATCGACAACAATCGAACATAATTCTTACATTTCCTGGTCCTCCTACCGTCCTACGTTTACCTAGGACAAGACAAAAGATGGCAAAACAGCACAATAACAGTCGGTAGGGAGCAATATATTTGAGGCATATGCTGAGGTGGCTGCGACTTAtaatttggtttgtattgtgtGATTGAGCCTGATTTTGGTACAGCTTTTTTGTGACCTTGTTGCCGAATTGAGTTTGGGTAGGAGTTTCAAGTTTCAACCAATTCAAACCTTTACTTATGTTATTTGATAACAACTTCAACACCTCTTTGAGGTGTCAAGAACCCCCGGCCTTGAGTTGTGGATGTTTAGCCTCAACCTTACCCTTCCAAGCACATAATGAAGAGCGTAACTTATCCCAGGAGTCCATTGGGGTCTGAGTTCTCAGAACACAaccaaattaaaatataaataacaaatttgatttttttttttttctcatgcaACCACTCAGTCTGAGGAAAAAACATCATGTGTGCTGATTGAGACATGGAATCAGTTGTTGGACTAAATTTGGTGATTGATTAAGTCTCGGAAGCATTACAATTTACAATTGTGTTTTATGATTTCTTGGtgtctttttcttttttcgtgACATTTACCTCTTTGTTAAATTGCAGATATAAAGGTGAAGGAACCGTCATTAGAATCTTTATGCAGGTAACTCTATGTTTTCAAATAACTATATCTTTGAATTTAGTTATGTTTAACAGAAACCTTTGTGTTAGCGTGTTCTCACTTGGAAGTACTTTCAGGGGGAAAAAGGTATATGAACCACCACGGTTTATGTCAATCGCAACTGCAATAGAACAACTCCTTGAAGTTGAGCAGACACTTGGAGAATCTGGTAGGGCTCGCAGCACAATATCATGTTTTTTCTTCTTTTGGAGTTTGTCATAAGGCTATATAaggacctttttttttttttttttttttgcagcttaTAATGAAGATACAACTTGTGTGGGTTTCGCTCGGTTAGGAAGTGAGGACCAGATCATAGTCTCTGGTTCAATGAGGCAACTTCTTACTGTGGATTTCGGAGCTCCCCTACACTGTCTTACCATCGTTGGTGACACTCACCCTGTCGAGGATGAAATGCTGCGCTTCTATGCCATCAAAGAGTAAGTGCTTGAGTTAGGGCTAGAGCTAGACAAAGTGTTCTATACTGACAAGCTGGCACAGTCATTGAGATGTGAGGTCGGCTTTTGTATCTTGGCTTTGAAACCTGCAAGAAGAGAGAAAACTAGTTTGATTCTTATTGTTGAATTGAAATTATTTGGGACACTAGCAATTTTAGCCTACATTTTTGCAAACCTTGTAACCGATTCAGGAGTAATGGAGTATTGATCAACTAGTTTTGGAACCCGTGCAATCGAAAAATATTATCGAAGTAACAAAACTTAAGTGTTTTTtgaatttagtaaattaatatagaAAATTCAGTAAGCTTCTGAAAGACACCTACATTAAtgaaatataactaataaatagtaaaaactaactaaaaagaaaaagataaaaatAATAACTACCTCTTATGAGAGAGGTATATCACTAACATTAATGAGAGACCGTTTTTCTTAAGAATTTGTGTAGAAAACTTTACTTTGTCTACCTATGCACTTTTTATAAGTTTATATTGCTTAATTTTATTCGAAGTGCTCGACTTCTTTTTTCCCGACTTTTTAACTTATGAAAGGTGAAATTCTAAAAGTGGATATAAAATTACTGTATATCATCTATTTACTTACGCAATATACactcattgttgtatgtttttttCTTATCATATATATTGCCCCTCTTGTTTGTTGTCCTCTCAATTCTCTACATTCTTTCTCATTTCCTCTCCCATCCACTATCGCTTGGACGTCTGGAAGAAGCACCATTCGCCATTACTGACCCACTACCTTTAGACCCACCAGCAGACCCTCCATTGCAGGCTTGCAGCAACACCTCGAATCACGACGTCCCTTTCCGCCCTATCTCACCACATCAACTTAAGTGGTAAACTCCATATTGGTGCAATTGTCATTCTCGTACAGTAGATACACCTTTATACCACTTCTATCATTCTAAGTAGTGGCGGAGTCCGGATTTGAATTTAGGGATGAAAATTTTTATGGAGGACGAATGACTAATTTCATAAAGTATACTcgaaaatatttaactaaaaattttAGGGAGGACGAATGACTAATTTCGTAGTTTATTGTTTGATTTCTACTACTTATTTTCGAGGTTTTGCATTTGAAATTTCTGAGTTTCGCATATTTGTGCTTTAAATAATTAGGTTTTCCCATCTTTGAATTTCATTCTTGTTGTGGATATATTGTAGAAAATGACTTCAAAAATAATGGGGATACACTTACCTTGAGGATGACTTCTTCAAATAAATTTGGGGAAAATGAGAGAAGagggaatgaatgaatgaatgaatgaagagaAAGAAGGGCAAATAACTATGCTTAATAATATAAAATAGTCATGAAATTATTGTTATgccgaaaaaaattgaaaattgacggaAATATGGCCTAAATCCAATATTGGGTGCAAAATGTAAACTGAGGAATTATTTTGAGtgtaaaatattaaaaaaaaattaacgtgagaataaatgtaaaaaagtggattaagcgtaggtgtaattgataatttactctataTTTTATCTGTACCCGTGATTTAtacctattttattatttttttctacGATATTTACTTTAAATTTTATTCCATATATGGTATCACAATAAATTTATTGTGAGTCCGTCTCTTAAGAAACCGACTCTATGATATACAAAGATCTAGCAAATTCACTAATATTGCAAAAATGATATTCTTATTCGTTTAAACGTACCTATGAGAAGCCAATTGTAATTACAATTTCGTCAATAAATATCACGTCTGTTACATACGGAGTACATTTTTTTGTTATTGATTGCATATTTTTTGCTTAAAAAGATTGGTATGTTGCCACTCCCAGACTATTCTTTTCCAAACATTTACATATCAAACGTGGACATCAATGTTGTCGATTTTGGCAATAGTTAGAATGTACTTAGCTTGTAAAGGGACAATAGTTAGTTGCTCGTCACCTTTTCTGTTTTCTAGATGATATATTACTCCCTTCGATTTTTAGGAATTACCCTATTTAATTGAAATATTCTTTAGAGATCTTAAAAAGTGAGGCAATTTCAAAGAATCGGTGGTAATAATAAGTATGAAAGTTATAACTCTTCACTCCCTTCGTCATTATTTCACCACTCCttgtctttttgtcttttatATTTTAAACTTCATTATTCGATAATAATTACTCAAAAATAACGTGATCTAATTATGTAGTATCAAAATCATCTTAACCCTACCGCCTTAACATTGAAGTATTTAACCCCATAACTTATTAATCCAAAGTAAGTTTATTTGCTGAAAAATGTATGTATTGATTGTTATCTTAACATTTTATTataaacaaattaaaaaaattatgtCAAACCAacgacaaacaaacaaaattcaaGAAACATTATTCACTCTGCTAAATTACTTAACCCTGATGCTTAGAAAAAATAGCAAAGAGTGTGAAATTGCATACCTACACGCCTACGTTGATCATGCTCTTGGAGTCTATAACATGTAAATAAAGATGATATCTAATTGTGCCTAAACAGAAGAAACCATGCTCACGTGATATTATGAGCAAGCAAAAGAAGAAGATATGGTGAATGGTTGATAAATAATGACAACGTACACATACAAAAATATTGAAATTTAGAATCTGTTATATATGGAATATTAGGGTAGATTGTTGAACGAATAAGATCATTTCTTTTGTTGTTGTAGATTTTGTGGAGCATATCAAGTAACTAAGCGTGGTTTgttattgttggagttagtgtcctccacaatagtgcgtttacataataaatctcattaaaagaatataatcagatatttaattatttgatcatcgtcagttgattaacttaaatcgataacggttggctgactagagtttgacgttattgccgtgagacggcggtgatcaactgactcctttcagtcacacctataggaacgaaccccaattgataactaattaattgtatgatatacaatttatttagtcccttgatttattgactaatagattagtcgattatttttagagagatttcgagttgcgaactcgaggagcggcagttattatttaattatgcgataattttATGAGATGAGTTTTAGTCAATTAagtgttaattcactaaattgtactaattgattaatgtgattaatattagtacataaataatatgtgtagcggtacacgtatatttacggagtgatttggacgaaattaaatatacacgtatttgtgcgacaaataaaAGAACCAAAACGGACCCATAAATAGGACAttagaccgtgtaaatggagtgtagtggatgattacaaacataatcattacactttattcttccacaagttatcttatgtcttttgcatgtgatatgtaattgaacataaaataagacaatttcTACACTCCACCAATTCCACACTCCACCGGTTTTCCCCTCCTATATACTCCATCTTATGTTCATTTTTCCATGAACTTGAACATCTTGCATGTGAACattattttctctctaaaaataataaaagcctttactaagacttgttagtaaataaaaacaaataatcaCTAAGATTGTTactattatttacatattatcaaggattaattttacaagtatatagttaatacttgtaagattattttgggtgtagttcttgggtgcaacttgaaggagactttctttttgaaggtttttctaggagTATCATCCATCTTTATTTAGCTGAATAACAAACTAGATatgtgatctagtttgtgcccatttttaccataaaaatcaatgtaaggaaattgtttttccttaatctttatttttatgcttttatatttgcatgaaTGTTACATAtatcactaaatgaacatattatgagataatttgttactaattagagagtctaattaaaatTTATGATCTTTCAGTAATGCCATAATTATGGTAGTAAGTTAATAAAATTTACATTTAAACTTGAAAACTTGGATTGGTTGATTtgcattttaaattttaaattaggATAGAATCTTTTAAATTATACGGTTGACATGAATATGTTAATtttaatatagtaataataattagTGATTTCATATATGgcaaaattttaatatgaatacgAAAATTATGCTTATTTGACGGGATTACAAACATTGCCTTTCATaaattaatgattaattaaaaatgaattaaatggaaaATAGGTTAGTGAAGTGTTAAATATGGAATAATTAAGGTGTGAATGACATGTGGCAGAAGTCATCTGCTTACGACACGTGGTAGATGGTTtctactttaatataatatatgatgatATGATTTGTCATAGAAGTGGAGCACTCCCTTTGTcacactattttttttttctttgtgggGTTTGTTTAGGTCAAAgctaaataaatgattgagacacaGATAATATAATTTATCTATATGAGTTTTTGCTCACATTATTAATctataaaactatattaaaagggtaaccttaaaaggccacgtagacaaagccacataGGCGAAGAAAAAGCCATGCGTGCATTACGATTGCCACATCTATAAATCTATATAATCTATACTGtatagttaaaaggcaacttaatacatttaattttttgccatgtaggattaccataattaaattctattaatttatattgttaatattaaggctactttaataaatttattaaaattcattataagttttagtaatatttttttgtgtggaaaccataattaagatcatgatttaaattataaaaataaattaaaaatttagtctcatcatttaaatcattcaataATTTCCAAATCCAATTCTAAATATGCTCCATTGGCTTTTTCTTGTCAAACAAGAATATTATTTGGAAGCATAAAATTAGCAAAATCTCTCTTTTTTCCTTACGGCTGCCTATATATAGTTACtcaacaattaaaattgaaattataATTCCTCACATCAAATCGTCATCAAACTACCATTACCATGGCTACAATAATGCAACAAAATTATTATTGCATCAAGGCTAGAGCTTCACGAATTACTCGTGAAATTGTCAATAACAATGGCGTTTCATGTTCGTCATGTAACGACACAAGCGTAATATTCATCGAGCTAAAGATTAAACTCAAACTCCAACTTCGTCTTACAAGTGGTAACCTAGCCTCACCCATCATCGTcaatttcaaacaaaaaaaaaaagacgatggAAGTTACATATTATCTCGCGATATGCTCAAATCTGAAAATATTACTCCCTTTATATCCACTATTATATCCGACATCAGAACCAATGTTCCGTTTCCAATGTTCAAGGTTCAATAATGGGAGGACGAAAAGAGTAACCTAACCCTAGAGGGCCATGACCAACTAGTCGACATGGTCCTACAGGAAGCCCAATCAGCGGCTGACATGTGTCGTGTGATAGAATTATGATTGTAAGAATATTAGAGAGAATTGGTATTGATAGATGAAATAGAATTGTGATTACAATGTTTGTGCTAGCTTCCCTTATATAGTAGTATGGGAGAGCTAGGTTAAGCTTAACAAACTTGTAACAAACTATTACAACAACTTCTAAAAAACTTTTTGTGATTTCTAACTAACTTTTGTGTGTTTATATTCTAatacccccctcaagttggagggtGTATGGTACAAACCCAACTTGGATTGtaagagatgatgttgaggtcctgagagagcttttgtgaataAATCAGCAGGCTGTTGTGTTGTAGGAAGATAGGATAGACTGATCAGACCTGCTGCCAGTTTCTCTCGAACAAAATGGCAGTCTAAATCAATATGTTTGGTGCGTTCGTGAAATACGGGATTCTTAGCTATGTGTATGGCTGCTTGACTGTCACATTTGATAGGAATTGTAGTTATATTAGGCACCTCCAATTCTGATAACAACCTGCTTAGCCAAGCTAACTCTGCTGTGATTCGTCTTAAGGACCTGTATTCAGCTTCTACTAAGGAGAGGGAAACCGTTTGCTGTTTCTTGGACTTCCAAGAAATCAAGGTGCTGCCCATGAAGACGAGAAACCCACTGACAGATCTCCTGGTTTCAGGACAAGAAGCCCAGTCAGCATCACAAAACCCAACTAAAGTATATGTGGATCTGTTATTTAGGAGTATTCCCTGAGCTGGATCTTTTGATAGGTATCTTAAGACATGCAATGCTGCTGTCCAGTGTGCCTCCTTGGGAAAAGCCATGAATTGACTGAGTAGTTATACTGCAAAGGCAATGTCTGCTCTTGTATGGGTAAGAAAATTAAGCTTGCCCACTTACTCTGCTGGAGCATCAAGTAGATTTCCTGAGTCAGCTGCTAGCTTTATTGTAGGATCTAAAATTAACTGGTTTACAATTCTGACAATCATAATCCTTTAGCAGTTCAGTGGCATACTTCTTTTGTGTGACTGCTATCCCATTTGGTAAATGAAGGAATTCCAAACCTAGGAAATAGTGAAGTTTCCCCAGATCCTTGATTTTGAAGGTGTCATCTAGAAATTGCTTTAGACTTGCCATTTCTTCAATATGATCACCAACAACTAATATGTCATTCACGTAGACAGCCAAGAAAACAACTTTGCCCTCATTCTTCTTACTGAACAAAGAATAATCATTTAATGATTGTTGGTAACCTCTGGATTTCAAAGCTTGACACAGTTTAACATTCCATTGCCTAGAAGTCTGCTTTAGACCATATAAACTCTTTTGTAGCTTACAAACCATCTGCTGCCCTTTGACCTTCAGTCCTTGAGGGACCTTCATATAGACCTCATCATCTAGGTCTCCATGCAAAAAAGCATTGTTGACATCCAATTGTGTCATTGACCAACCCTTCTTGACAGATACAGCTACTAAACTCCTGATTGTTGTCATCTTAACAACAGAAGGAAAAGTTTCAGTATAATCTATCCCTTCTCTTTGTGTGTATCCCTTCACTACCAGCCTGGCCTTGTATCTTTCTATACTACCATCAGCTTTATGCTTTACTCTGAAAACCCATTTACTTGCAATGGCATTCTTTCCTGCAGGCAAGGGTACAATGGACCAAGTGTTGTTGCTCTCTAATGCTTTGAATTCGGCTGTAATAGCTTCTTGCCACTCAGGAAATTTTGATGCCTCAGTATAACTCTTTGGCTCCTGAACTGGCATGATCTTATCTTGACCTAAGCTGTTGACAATGACAGAAAGACAAGCAGATACAGGAACACTGTGGTTCTCACATAGTGATGTTAAGGTATGACAGCAATACTCTGTCTGTGTGACAGCATTACAACTTTTATTTGGAAGTTTACAAACATATTGGTCTAGATAAGAAGGGATTCTAGACTGTCTTGTTGAACATCTAGTCTGAGCAACATGTTGGACATTGTCAAGGGAATTAGAGTGACTGTCATGATTATGATGATTCTCACCAGCAGGTGTGTCATTATTATTAGGATTCTCACCGGCAGGTGTGTTTGTCACAGTTCCAGTATCAGTAACAATTGGTTTATCAGTTGTGACAGGTAAATCATTAAGAACAACAGGTATAAAACTATCAGTAGCTTGTTTTACATAAGGAAATATGTCCTCATGGAATATGACATCTCTAGAGTCCAAAACTGTATGATTATCTAGATTGAGTACTTAACTGCCTTTTTACCAAAAGGGTATACTAAGAAAACACATTTAAAAGCTCTAGGGGAAAACTTGTCCCTGCCAGGCTTAGGTGTAGTAGCATAGGCTAGACAGCCAAAAGATTTCATGTGACTAAGATCAGGTTCTTTGCCAAAGAGAAGCTGATAAGGAGAGAAATTTTGTAAATACTTTGTAGGCAGTCTGTTGATAATGTAGGTTGCAGTTAAAATACAGTCTCCCCAATATTTAGTGGGTAAGTTTGATTGGAATTTTAATGCTCGTGCAGTTTCTAGCAAGTACTTGTGCTTTCTTTCTACTATACCATTCTGCTGAGGGGTGTGAAAACAAGAAGTCTGATGCACAATGCCATTATCAAGTAGATATTGAGAAGTCTCATTGCTAGTTCCTAATTCAAATGCATTGTATGATCTGATAATCTTCACCTTTTTTCCAAATTGTGTCTCAACCATTTTCAAGAAACTTTTAATCATAGGGAAAGCATTACTCTTGCTAGACAGTAAATGAGTCCAAGTGCATCTAGAAAAGTCATCCACTATAGTCAAGAAATATTTGTGACCATTATATGTTTGTGTGTGATATGGTCCCCATAAATCTATGTGAATGAGCTCAAAAGATTCAAGAGAATAAGAAGAACTATTGGCAAAAGATAATCTATGTTGCCTAGCTTTAGCACAAATTTCACAAGATAAAAGTTCTTTCTCTTTATTGACAGAGGCATACAAGTTCAAATGTTTCAACTTGTAAAGAGGCAAATGACCTAATCTGTTGTGCCAAGTATTACAAGAAATATTACTGGTAACTGAATTAATAGAAGTGTTCACATTATTAGGACTATTTGAGAAACTAGTGACAGATTGTCTTTTTGCAGTTGAAGCAGTATTATTATAGAGCAAGTACATATCATTGCTGTTATGGCCAAGGATCAAGGGCTTCTGGGATTAGTCCTGCAGATAACAAACAGTAGGAGTAAAACTCATTACTGATCCTAATTGTTTGTTTAATTTACTGATGGATAACAGATTAAAATGGAAACAAGGCACAAACAAAACATTTTGCAAGACAATTTCAGGAGTTATTCTCACAGAGCCTACAATATCAATCTTAACTATCTGACCATTAGGCAAAGAAATAGTATATGGCTTAGAAAGACACTGCACATTATCAAACAAGTCTTTATTGGCACACATGTGATCACTGGCTCCAGTATCTAATATCCATGTATGTGCATATGATCTGTTATGTATAACAGAAGGTAAAGGGTTAAAAGTTGTACCTGCAAAGTTAACAGATGTAGTAGCATTATCATCAGAATTATTTGATGGCGCTGTTAGAGAAGTATTGTCAGTGTTGTTAGGACCAGAAAGTTCCAAACCCTGATAACTGCTTTGTCCACTGCTTTGCCCCTGAAAAGCATTACCAGCAAATCTGCGATTCCTATTGATCAGATGATAACAGTTCTCAACATTGTGTCCATGCTTCTTGCAATATTTGCAGAACAGAAGAGGCTTGTCATCTGGAACAGCAACACGGTGTCCATGCTTGATGCGAAATTGCGGAAGCGGAATAacagaaaaataaaagaaaagggatatttgccttgaattcatgggtagaattcaagtcaatgggatatttactcggtgctagacctataacacgagtaatgggtgagaatactcaagacctattgaatattaCTCGGGTTAAAGCTTGATCGCGTCAAACTCTAACGATTTTTGGCATGTAAACTACATACTCAAAATAACAAAAACACaagtttttttcttttcttaatcTTTCATATATTTCtggttgattattattattatgaaaactCATGGCCTTATATAGGCAGCCATAACCGAAACTCCTAGTCTAGTGAAGGGTTGCCATCAATCCTTCACTTATTACAAccataaaaacaaataaaaaaatgaaAGGTCTAACACTAATGAGTTTATTGACTACACAACCAAATTTTAggtaaataaattaaacatattaTTAGCtagtaaataagataaaaataTTTGTAATGATGGACCGTGTAGCCGCTTGCAAAGGACCGTGTAATAGCTCTTTTCGGGTCGTGTCCGTACTCGCATCATCCgccctttcttcaaaaagaatcgtcccgattcttgaacctatgatatgggttatcaaaagccgatcaaccctcgaactacctcgctcgagtttaacctttgaattccaatcgcaatcggaaattcaaccaacatctTGACTTTGACATGCCTTAAGACCGCTTGggacttgatttttttttttttttctcacggaTGAACAGTGACACGGCTCGTGaacagtagtttttttttttttttttttttttttttgttgttgtctccGTCGCGCCTTGAATAACAAATTATTAGAAACTTGTTCCcgagatgcaaaaccgattaaccctcaaactacctgttcaagtttaacctttgaactccaatcgcaatcggaaattcaactaAAAATTGGCTTTGACACGACTAAGACCGTCTCGATTATagaaaatcaagagccgaagctctgataccacttatgacgCGAATTGGGCAGCGGAGTTTATATGATGTGAATGCGGAAGCGGAATTTATTGAATCGAGCAGTCTTTGATGACTCATCGATTGTCGAAATTGATAAAAggtaatttttatgtgtttttttatatgtgaatgaaacaagaaataaaggatat
It includes:
- the LOC141591776 gene encoding putative diphthine methyl ester synthase isoform X1 → MSPRTTLRRQQLVNRHCSPLFKKRQQKSTKRMLYIIGLGLGDEKDITLKGLEAVRKSDKVYIEAYTSLLSFGISSDGLSNLEKLYGKSVIVADREMVEEKSDGMLSEARHSDVSFLVVGDPFGATTHSDLVVRAKQMEVEVKVIHNASVMNAIGICGLQLYRYGEAISIPFFTETWKPNSFYGKIKKNRELGLHTLCLLDIKVKEPSLESLCRGKKVYEPPRFMSIATAIEQLLEVEQTLGESAYNEDTTCVGFARLGSEDQIIVSGSMRQLLTVDFGAPLHCLTIVGDTHPVEDEMLRFYAIKE
- the LOC141591776 gene encoding putative diphthine methyl ester synthase isoform X2 encodes the protein MLYIIGLGLGDEKDITLKGLEAVRKSDKVYIEAYTSLLSFGISSDGLSNLEKLYGKSVIVADREMVEEKSDGMLSEARHSDVSFLVVGDPFGATTHSDLVVRAKQMEVEVKVIHNASVMNAIGICGLQLYRYGEAISIPFFTETWKPNSFYGKIKKNRELGLHTLCLLDIKVKEPSLESLCRGKKVYEPPRFMSIATAIEQLLEVEQTLGESAYNEDTTCVGFARLGSEDQIIVSGSMRQLLTVDFGAPLHCLTIVGDTHPVEDEMLRFYAIKE